From Streptomyces sp. NBC_00683, one genomic window encodes:
- a CDS encoding lysine biosynthesis protein LysW, which produces MSTATLTGICPECETDLTVPPVVKGETLSCPECILTLRVEDIKDGHLTLVMVEVQLRDWGQ; this is translated from the coding sequence ATGTCCACCGCCACACTCACCGGCATCTGCCCCGAGTGCGAGACCGACCTGACCGTGCCGCCGGTCGTGAAGGGCGAGACCCTGTCCTGCCCCGAATGCATACTCACGCTCCGCGTCGAGGACATCAAGGACGGCCACCTGACGCTGGTCATGGTCGAGGTACAGCTCCGCGACTGGGGGCAGTGA
- a CDS encoding LeuA family protein yields the protein MAAAESLEEAPRLPRISDATLRDSAHMAGVEFGPADAAVIADLLVRTGVELVEVGMVSGPDSKDADLVLATHEAVGPERSMTLVVVRDRRQVAQALDEAERLGVRHIMYSIPTSEQHARLKLDSHSPRYVEKLARSAVSQAKERGFHVTFSGEDGARTPKERLVPYVTAGFEAGADRFRLAETVAHLSPWQMEEVIADLVAIDGSEIEIHSHNMLGMAVANSLAAVRAGAQWVSATVGGIGERGGNAPLAELLTSLRVIHGDTRFDLTHLTELSRVALRGAGLGDAFQSGPTTPHAFAYELPGQLSHPAAYETLPAELVGNTRELRVRSRLTPALVTWALADSGILVDIAAFTPWLAEQQERNGRPLLDRDAIRKAAIDFQPA from the coding sequence ATGGCAGCAGCAGAAAGCCTTGAGGAAGCGCCGAGGCTGCCCCGTATATCCGACGCGACCCTGCGGGACTCGGCGCATATGGCAGGTGTCGAATTCGGCCCCGCGGACGCCGCCGTCATCGCGGACCTGCTGGTGCGCACCGGCGTCGAACTCGTCGAGGTCGGCATGGTGTCCGGCCCGGACTCCAAGGACGCCGACCTCGTCCTCGCCACCCACGAGGCCGTCGGCCCCGAGCGCAGCATGACGCTCGTCGTCGTACGCGACCGCCGGCAGGTCGCGCAGGCCCTCGACGAGGCCGAGCGCCTGGGCGTGCGCCACATCATGTACTCCATCCCCACCTCCGAGCAGCACGCCCGGCTGAAGCTCGACTCGCACAGCCCCAGGTACGTCGAGAAGCTGGCCCGTTCTGCGGTCTCCCAGGCCAAGGAGCGCGGCTTCCACGTCACCTTCAGCGGCGAGGACGGCGCCCGCACCCCCAAGGAGCGGCTCGTCCCCTACGTCACCGCGGGCTTCGAGGCCGGCGCCGACCGGTTCCGGCTCGCCGAGACCGTCGCCCACCTGTCGCCCTGGCAGATGGAGGAGGTGATCGCGGACCTCGTCGCGATCGACGGCTCCGAGATCGAGATCCACTCGCACAACATGCTGGGCATGGCCGTCGCCAACTCCCTCGCCGCCGTCCGGGCGGGCGCCCAGTGGGTCTCGGCGACCGTCGGCGGCATCGGCGAGCGCGGCGGCAACGCTCCGCTGGCCGAGCTGCTCACCTCGCTGCGTGTCATCCACGGCGACACCCGCTTCGACCTGACCCACCTCACCGAACTGTCGCGGGTCGCGCTCAGGGGCGCCGGCCTCGGCGACGCCTTCCAGTCGGGGCCGACCACACCGCACGCCTTCGCGTACGAGCTGCCGGGCCAGCTCAGCCACCCGGCGGCGTACGAGACCCTCCCGGCCGAACTCGTGGGCAACACAAGGGAGTTGCGGGTGCGCAGCCGCCTGACACCGGCCCTCGTCACCTGGGCGCTGGCCGACTCGGGAATCCTCGTCGACATCGCCGCCTTCACACCCTGGCTGGCCGAGCAGCAGGAGCGGAACGGCCGCCCGCTGCTGGACCGGGACGCGATCCGCAAGGCCGCCATCGACTTCCAGCCCGCCTGA
- a CDS encoding maleate cis-trans isomerase family protein, producing the protein MDIFSLPRLGVVVPPENPTAEPEFNHLLGSGMNVYTSRFPVTPGVGLRAMLETYNDVLPGILGSFGGMRLDAAVVACSASHYLLDPDGDRAFCAELSERAGFPVQSSTQAILAACDALGVNRLTLVSPYEPWLTDTSRAFWERAGLTVDGVVLVPAATDPAGGGHYDPYEVTTGTVLRHIREREIPAGTALLFTGTGMGTLGALAELAREEPRRTLLTSNLASAWWARRAVGGAPGAAHPLLRLLEPAAA; encoded by the coding sequence ATGGATATCTTCTCGCTGCCCCGGCTCGGGGTCGTCGTGCCGCCGGAGAACCCCACCGCGGAACCCGAGTTCAACCATCTGCTCGGATCCGGAATGAATGTGTACACGTCCCGGTTCCCGGTGACTCCGGGAGTCGGCCTCAGGGCCATGCTGGAGACGTACAACGACGTACTCCCCGGCATCCTCGGAAGCTTCGGCGGCATGCGCCTGGACGCGGCCGTGGTGGCGTGCAGCGCCTCGCACTACCTGCTGGACCCCGACGGTGATCGCGCGTTCTGCGCCGAGCTGTCCGAGCGTGCGGGCTTCCCCGTGCAGTCCTCGACCCAGGCCATCCTCGCGGCGTGCGACGCGCTCGGGGTGAACCGGCTGACGCTCGTCTCGCCGTACGAGCCGTGGCTCACCGACACGTCCCGCGCGTTCTGGGAGCGGGCGGGCCTGACCGTCGACGGTGTCGTGCTCGTGCCGGCGGCGACGGATCCGGCCGGTGGCGGCCACTACGACCCGTACGAGGTGACGACCGGGACGGTCCTGCGGCACATACGGGAGCGGGAGATCCCGGCCGGCACCGCCCTGCTGTTCACCGGTACGGGCATGGGCACGCTGGGCGCCCTCGCCGAGCTCGCCAGGGAGGAACCCCGCCGGACCCTGCTGACCTCGAACCTGGCGTCGGCCTGGTGGGCGCGGCGCGCGGTGGGGGGCGCGCCCGGCGCGGCGCACCCGCTGCTGCGGCTGCTGGAGCCCGCGGCCGCGTGA
- a CDS encoding IS701 family transposase, which produces MSSRELRTAVPGEWARMQTFMDEIFRPFRRAEQRRWAQLYLWALIHVSGKKTPRRMALAKPLPSAAAHGLHRFINASPWDWQPVRRKLARRIAASATPHAWTVAELIIPKRGEHSVGVHRRVDTATGQTVNCQRAMGLFLATATHCFPVDWSIVLDGPWDSDRERRRRARIPETETGRPAGAYVLGYAADVSAQPQLPRIPWVLDLTGWDDACRVLAGLARLRHDVVCEVDPDRLVLTGQHTPTVSTVGELMELRHARQTHVLVRRTAQGRTEAVPIHAYAGTVRLPGLGAGDESASRTYRVLERPDPDGRQPARYWMTTLTDRRVEEVLRLTRSRAAALSTVATLQKRFGVLDFEGRSFPGWHHHMTMALAAYAYQHLYAAPGTLPPEPAEPSGELAGAAS; this is translated from the coding sequence ATGTCGTCAAGGGAGTTACGCACAGCCGTGCCGGGCGAATGGGCGCGCATGCAGACGTTCATGGACGAGATCTTCCGGCCGTTCCGCCGGGCGGAGCAACGCCGTTGGGCCCAGTTGTACCTGTGGGCCCTGATCCATGTCTCCGGCAAGAAGACCCCGCGGCGCATGGCGCTGGCGAAGCCGCTGCCCTCGGCCGCGGCACACGGGCTGCACCGGTTCATCAACGCCAGCCCGTGGGACTGGCAGCCGGTGCGCCGCAAGCTCGCCCGGCGGATCGCCGCGAGTGCGACACCGCACGCCTGGACCGTCGCCGAACTCATCATCCCCAAACGCGGCGAGCACTCGGTGGGCGTACACCGGCGCGTGGACACGGCAACCGGACAGACCGTCAACTGCCAGCGCGCCATGGGCCTCTTCCTGGCCACCGCCACCCACTGCTTCCCGGTGGACTGGAGCATCGTGCTCGACGGACCCTGGGACTCGGACAGGGAACGCAGGCGCCGTGCACGCATACCGGAGACCGAGACCGGGCGCCCCGCCGGCGCCTACGTCCTCGGCTACGCCGCCGACGTGTCCGCGCAGCCCCAACTGCCCCGTATCCCCTGGGTACTCGACCTGACGGGGTGGGACGACGCGTGCAGGGTACTCGCGGGGCTCGCCCGGCTACGGCACGACGTGGTGTGCGAGGTGGACCCGGACCGGCTCGTGCTCACCGGCCAGCACACGCCCACCGTGAGCACCGTGGGCGAGCTGATGGAGCTGCGGCACGCCCGGCAGACCCATGTACTGGTCCGGCGAACCGCACAGGGCCGCACCGAAGCGGTGCCGATCCACGCGTACGCGGGAACGGTGCGGCTGCCGGGACTCGGCGCCGGTGACGAGAGCGCCTCCCGCACGTACCGCGTCCTGGAGCGGCCCGACCCGGACGGCCGGCAGCCCGCCCGGTACTGGATGACCACGCTCACGGACCGGCGCGTGGAGGAGGTCCTGCGGCTCACGCGCAGCCGCGCCGCGGCCCTGTCGACCGTCGCCACGCTACAGAAACGGTTCGGCGTCCTGGACTTCGAGGGCCGCTCCTTCCCCGGCTGGCACCACCACATGACCATGGCCTTGGCCGCGTACGCCTACCAGCACCTGTACGCCGCTCCTGGCACGCTGCCCCCCGAACCGGCCGAGCCGTCGGGCGAACTCGCCGGTGCCGCGAGCTGA
- a CDS encoding response regulator transcription factor, with the protein MTNVLVVERNASAAEAMVSDLRRQGYTARGVGTGARALQACADADLVLLSLNLPDIDGLELCRSLRKDNDTPLIAITDADDELERVLALKAGADDCVVKTWGFREISARIEAVLRRSRPRPSLLDAISLSRLHIDPRTREVRLHNRLIDVTSKEFELLYTLAATPETVVTRRELMERVWGSSWGHPSRTIDTHVSSLRAKLGHPCWIHTVRGVGYRMGHRWRMPEASTG; encoded by the coding sequence GTGACGAACGTACTCGTGGTGGAGCGGAACGCCTCCGCGGCCGAAGCCATGGTCAGCGATCTGCGGCGGCAGGGATACACCGCCCGCGGCGTCGGCACAGGAGCGCGGGCCCTGCAAGCCTGCGCCGACGCGGACCTGGTGCTGCTTTCCCTGAACCTGCCCGACATCGACGGACTGGAGTTGTGCCGGTCCTTGCGGAAAGACAATGACACACCCCTGATTGCGATAACCGATGCCGACGATGAACTGGAGCGTGTTCTCGCCCTGAAAGCGGGCGCGGACGACTGCGTGGTGAAAACCTGGGGATTCCGGGAGATCAGTGCCCGCATCGAAGCGGTGCTGCGCCGGTCCCGCCCCAGACCGTCCCTTCTCGACGCCATTTCCCTGAGTCGGCTCCATATCGATCCGCGAACCCGTGAAGTGCGTCTGCACAACCGGCTCATCGATGTCACGTCGAAGGAATTCGAGCTGCTGTACACCCTGGCCGCGACCCCCGAAACCGTGGTGACGCGGAGGGAGTTGATGGAAAGGGTCTGGGGAAGCAGCTGGGGGCACCCCAGCCGCACCATCGACACGCATGTGAGCAGCCTGCGGGCGAAACTCGGCCACCCCTGCTGGATCCACACGGTCCGGGGCGTCGGCTACCGGATGGGGCACCGCTGGCGCATGCCCGAGGCATCCACCGGCTGA